The following coding sequences are from one Scomber japonicus isolate fScoJap1 chromosome 3, fScoJap1.pri, whole genome shotgun sequence window:
- the LOC128355233 gene encoding tubulin monoglycylase TTLL3-like, producing the protein MEVTESRQSVRLGQQATDGCCTPCPDSGETEGLSKVQEVLQCNQNEGKTLQTTTPPEGKNRRSVVSMPVINPDRLRTAKAITNKAVKMHKIFSVQGPYPVIRAGLRARGWVEQHMYRPKQHAHHRHSDESRASCNDAGDSDDDDDNSDDVEKEPDPDGLYDLMSRLVRNEMVYFYWVNRRETINSNSLQKEQIINHFAKAGSFTTKVGLCVNLRNLHWFDSADPDTFFPRCYRLAARDEKQAFIEDYRRTACISLLKYIVEREQNSQGEGTSNNVRTVQDRRKRCKRQSRPVVLSQMIDRALKVCQEFLESVEHRDIDISLETPDTLTQEDWTEFIDNYYCVVHGEAQIESSSHLVTCCKAMLQQLAAVSPQLDIDGTHNIWIIKPGAKSRGRGIKCAKRLDQILRLVGSDSTLTKDNKWVVQKYLERPLLVYGTKFDVRQWFLVTDWNPLTVWFYKKCYLRFSTQPFSLDILDSSVHLCNNSIQKHLRPSQQRHRGIPEDNMWSDEQFRTFLSSQGRKAQWETVVVPGMKKAVIHALQTTQDLMESRKNTFELYGADFMLGRDLRPWLIEINASPTMAPSTTVTARLCAAVQEDTLRVVLDRRTDRTAKTGDFQLICRQAGVEVPQYIGVNLLVEGFRIKQPCPLPPLRPSIFSAQKHRGTIKEKEAAAQKVKLLPKMVPKCAEARLKNTSSGGLPPPPPPLPEPPLFVPIETFTLHLPMTVNASIRLPLHAYSDSVLLYKRRTEVSKVPSEKVQSCPTEKYQDLALLLDITIPKRSKPAVTGSLSI; encoded by the exons ATGGAGGTCACCGAGTCCAGACAGTCTGTCCGCCTTGGCCAGCAGGCTACTGATGGATGCTGCACACCATGCCCAGACAgtg GAGAAACAGAAGGCCTGTCCAAGGTTCAGGAGGTCCTACAATGCAACCAAAATGAAGGCAAAACCCTGCAAACAA CTACACCTCCGGAGGGCAAAAATCGACGTAGTGTTGTCAGCATGCCTGTTATCAACCCAGATAGACTGAGGACAGCCAAAGCCATCACGAACAAAGCTGTCAAG ATGCATAAGATATTCTCAGTCCAAGGCCCTTACCCTGTCATCAGGGCAGGACTGAGGGCCAGAGGCTGGGTTGAGCAGCATATGTATCGACCCAAACAGCACGCACACCATCGTCATAGTGATGAGAGCAGGGCCAGCTGTAATGATGCTGGTGacagcgatgatgatgatg ACAACTCAGATGATGTCGAAAAAGAGCCGGATCCAGATGGACTGTATGATCTCATG TCTCGACTGGTGCGCAATGAAATGGTTTATTTCTATTGGGTAAACCGTAGAGAGACAATCAACAGCAACAGCTTGCAAAAAGAACAAATTATCAATCATTTTGCAAAAGCAGGTAGCTTCACCACCAAG GTGGGATTATGCGTGAACCTGAGAAACCTGCACTGGTTTGACTCTGCTGACCCAGACACCTTCTTCCCCCGCTGTTACAGACTAGCAGCACGGGATGAGAAGCAAGCTTTCATTG AGGACTACAGGAGGACAGCCTGCATCAGTCTTTTGAAGTACATTGTGGAGAGGGAGCAGAATTCTCAGGGAGAGGGAACAAGTAACAACGTTCGGACTGTTCAGG ATCGCAGGAAACGATGCAAACGGCAATCTAGACCGGTGGTCCTCTCGCAAATGATTGACAGGGCTCTCAAAGTATGCCAGGAGTTTTTAGAGAGTGTGGAGCACCGCGATATAGACATAAGCTTGGAGACACCAGACACACTTACACAGGAGGATTGGACTGAGTTTATTGACAATTACTACTGTGTTGTTCA TGGCGAAGCCCAGATCGAGAGCAGTAGTCATTTAGTGACCTGCTGTAAGGCCATGCTGCAGCAGCTGGCAGCAGTGAGTCCACAGCTGGACATAGATGGCACACACAACATCTGGATTATCAAACCTGGAGCTAAATCCAGGGGCAGAG GTATCAAATGCGCCAAACGTCTCGATCAGATCCTCAGGCTGGTGGGTAGCGATTCAACCCTCACCAAGGACAACAAGTGGGTGGTGCAGAAATACCTGGAACGTCCCTTGCTGGTCTATGGCACCAAGTTTGATGTGCGCCAGTGGTTCCTGGTCACAGACTGGAACCCTCTTACTGTGTGGTTCTATAAAAAGTGCTACCTGCGCTTCTCAACACAGCCTTTCTCACTAGATATACTGGATAG CTCAGTCCATCTGTGCAATAACTCCATCCAGAAGCATCTGAGGCCCTCTCAACAACGCCACCGAGGCATCCCAGAAGACAACATGTGGTCAGATGAGCAGTTCAGGACCTTTCTGTCCAGTCAGGGCCGCAAAGCCCAGTGGGAGACTGTGGTAGTCCCAGGGATGAAGAAAGCAGTGATCCATGCTTTACAGACGACACAAGATCTTATGGAGTCACGCAAAAACACTTTTGAGCTCTATGGTGCTGACTTCATGTTAG GTCGTGACCTGCGTCCATGGCTGATCGAGATCAATGCCAGCCCCACTATGGCTCCCTCCACAACTGTGACAGCCCGCCTCTGTGCTGCCGTGCAGGAGGACACACTACGAGTTGTCTTGGACCGAAGAACAGACCGCACTGCAAAGACAGGAGACTTTCAGCTCATATGTAGGCAG GCAGGCGTTGAAGTGCCACAGTATATAGGAGTCAACCTACTTGTTGAGGGCTTCAGGATCAAACAACCCTGCCCACTTCCTCCTCTGAGGCCCTCCATCTTCTCAGCACAAAAACATCGTGGCACAATCAAGGAGAAGGAGGCTGCAGCACAGAAAGTAAAGCTTCTGCCAAAGATGGTGCCCAAGTGTGCTGAGGCTCGGCTCAAAAACACCAGCAGTGGaggtcttcctcctcctcctcctcctcttcctgagCCACCTTTGTTTGTTCCTATTGAAACCTTCACACTTCACCTGCCAATGACTGTAAATGCGTCCATTCGCCTACCTTTACATGCCTACTCAGACTCTGTACTTTTGTATAAGAGGAGGACAGAAGTATCAAAGGTTCCCTCAGAGAAGGTCCAATCCTGCCCCACAGAGAAGTACCAAGATCTCGCTTTGCTTTTGGACATAACCATTCCAAAACGATCCAAGCCTGCAGTCACTGGTTCCTTGAGCATCTGA
- the LOC128355800 gene encoding cytochrome b-c1 complex subunit 1, mitochondrial: protein MAASVCRVGSTVGRALAKSRSPILLSLRRGQASVSYAQSLVGVPETRLTTLDNGLRVASEETGHATCTVGLWISAGSRYETDKNNGAGFFLEHMAFKGTKKHPQSALEQQVESMGAHLNAYTSREHTAYYMKTLAKDLPKAVELLSEVVQSCSLSEAEIEQQRGVVLRELEEVEGNLQEVCLDLLHATAFQGTPLGHSVLGPSHNARTLTRQDLVDYINSHYKAPRMVLSAAGGVNHDELVGLAKTHFSGVSFEYEGDAVPVLSPCRFTGSEIRMRDDALPLAHVAIAVEGASAASPDIVPLMVANSIIGSFDLTYGGGKHLSSRLARLAVEEGLCHSFQAFHSSYSNTGLLGIYFVTEKMSIEDMMHWSQNAWMNLCTTVTESDVARGKNVLKASLVAQLNGTTPICDDIGRHVLNYGRRIPLAEWDARIDAVTPKMVRDVCSKYIYDKCPAVAAVGPVEQLPDYNRMRSAMYWLRF, encoded by the exons ATGGCGGCGTCAGTTTGCCGAGTTGGGAGCACCGTGGGCCGAGCCCTCGCCAAAAGCCGCAGT CCCATCCTGCTGTCTCTGAGACGTGGACAGGCCTCAGTCAGCTATGCCCAGAGCCTGGTGGGTGTCCCAGAAACCCGCCTTACTACCCTGGACAACGGCTTGAGGGTGGCATCTGAGGAGACAGGACATGCCACATGCACC GTTGGACTGTGGATCAGCGCTGGCAGTCGCTATGAAACTGATAAGAACAACGGAGCGGGTTTCTTCCTGGAGCACATGGCTTTCAAG GGAACCAAGAAGCACCCTCAGTCAGCCCTGGAGCAGCAGGTAGAGTCTATGGGTGCTCACCTGAACGCCTACACCTCCCGGGAGCacactgcatactacatgaAGACCCTCGCTAAAGACCTGCCTAAAG CTGTGGAGCTGCTGTCAGAGGTAGTGCAGAGCTGCTCACTGAGCGAGGCAGAGATCGAGCAGCAGAGGGGCGTGGTGCTGCGTGAGCTGGAGGAAGTGGAAGGCAACCTGCAGGAAGTTTGCCTGGACCTGCTGCATGCTACAGCCTTCCAGGGAACCCCTCTGGGACACAGTGTGCTGGGACCCTCTCACAATGCCAG GACTCTCACCCGCCAGGACCTAGTGGACTACATCAACAGCCACTACAAGGCCCCTCGCATGGTGCTGTCTGCTGCTGGAG GCGTGAACCACGACGAGCTGGTCGGATTGGCCAAGACTCACTTCAGCGGAGTGTCTTTTGAGTATGAGGGAGATGCCGTCCCTGTGTTGTCACCTTGCCGATTTACAGGCAGTGAG ATCCGTATGCGTGATGACGCTTTACCTCTGGCACACGTTGCCATTGCTGTGGAGGGGGCCAGTGCCGCCAGCCCAGACATCGTACCACTCATGGTGGCCAACTCAATCATCGGCAGCTTTGATCTCACCTACGGTggtggaaag CATCTGAGCAGCCGTCTGGCTCGTCTGGCAGTAGAGGAGGGTCTGTGTCACAGTTTCCAGGCCTTCCACTCCTCTTACAGCAACACCGGCCTGCTGGGCATTTACTTTGTGACTGAGAAGATGAGCATTGAAGACATGATGCACTGGTCCCAGAATGCCTG GATGAACCTGTGCACCACAGTGACAGAGAGTGATGTAGCTAGAGGCAAGAATGTTCTGAAGGCCAGCCTGGTTGCTCAGCTCAATG GAACTACTCCAATTTGCGACGACATTGGCAGACATGTCCTGAACTATGGGCGCCGTATTCCTCTGGCTGAGTGGGACGCTCGCATTGAT GCCGTGACCCCCAAGATGGTGCGTGACGTCTGCTCCAAATATATCTACGACAAATGTCCTGCTGTGGCAGCTGTCG gCCCCGTTGAGCAGCTACCTGATTACAACAGAATGCGCAGTGCCATGTACTGGCTGAGGTTTTAA
- the cidec gene encoding cell death activator CIDE-3: protein MDYAMKSLTRLTPSTLSKCVTGSVSASASMTRQLLSGRVPRPKPFRVTNVDRSVKKGIMADMLEDLINKVRDSLDISCVNALVLDEDGTCVDTEEFFQTLPENAVLMVLEKGQKWSLHPNSPPRHQLGERRLHHRTDVAKVTFDLYKNNPKDFIGCLNVKATLYGAYSVSYDLRCYAAKSMLKEVLRWTIFSMQATGHILLGSSCYIEQLLEEEERVECGLALPHEKSKIKQLQSMLIGKPSY, encoded by the exons ATGGATTATGCTATGAAGTCTCTCACCCGCCTGACTCCGTCTACTCTCTCCAA GTGTGTGACCGGCAGCGTGTCAGCCAGCGCTTCCATGACCCGGCAGCTCCTGTCGGGTCGGGTTCCTCGGCCAAAGCCCTTTCGGGTCACAAATGTTGACCGTAGCGTGAAGAAGGGTATTATGGCAGATATGCTGGAAGACCTGATTAACAAG GTCAGAGACTCGTTGGATATCTCGTGTGTCAATGCTCTGGTGCTGGATGAAGATGGAACCTGCGTGGACACCGAGGAGTTCTTCCAGACACTGCCCGAAAACGCTGTCCTCATGGTCCTGGAGAAGGGACAGAAGTGGAGCCTGCACCCG AACAGCCCCCCCAGACATCAGCTCGGTGAGCGCAGGCTGCACCACCGTACAGATGTGGCCAAGGTGACTTTTGACCTCTATAAGAACAACCCCAAAGATTTCATTGGCTGCCTGAACGTGAAAGCAACACTGTATGGTGCTTATTCTGTGTCCTACGACCTGCGCTGTTACGCTGCGAAAAGTATGCTGAA GGAGGTTCTGCGATGGACAATCTTCTCCATGCAGGCTACAGGCCACATCCTGCTGGGCTCCTCCTGCTACATCGAGCAGCtgctggaagaggaggagcgagTAGAGTGCGGGCTGGCATTGCCACATGAAAAAAGCAAGATCAAGCAGCTGCAGAGCATGTTGATCGGCAAGCCCTCCTACTGA